In Musa acuminata AAA Group cultivar baxijiao chromosome BXJ2-10, Cavendish_Baxijiao_AAA, whole genome shotgun sequence, a genomic segment contains:
- the LOC135625166 gene encoding DEAD-box ATP-dependent RNA helicase 20-like has translation MSRYDSRAADPGSYRDRRSDAGFGGSSQSYSRGFEPSGKRDAGATGDLDGLLTPFEKNFYVEAPSVAAMTEEEVEAYRRKREITVEGRDVPKPVREFQDIGFPEYVMQEIEKAGFVEPTPIQAQGWPMALKGRDLIGIAETGSGKTLAYLLPAIIHVNAQPVLAPGDGPIVLVLAPTRELAVQIQQEATKFGASSKIKNTCIYGGVPKGPQVRDLQKGVEIVIATPGRLIDMLESHHTNLRRVTYLVLDEADRMLDMGFEPQMRKIISQIRPDRQTLYWSATWPKEVEQLARQFLYNPYKVIIGSIDLKANHAIHQRVEIVSENQKYNKLVKLLEDIMDGSRILIFMDTKKGCDQITRQLRTDGWPALSIHGDKSQAERDWVLSEFKSGKSPIMTATDVAARGLDVKDVKYVINYDFPGSLEDYVHRIGRTGRAGAKGTAYTFFTAANARFAKDLIKILEEAGQKVNPELAKMGRGPPPPAGHGGFRDRYGSSRQWS, from the exons ATGAGCCGCTACGACAGCCGCGCCGCCGACCCCGGCTCCTACCGCGACCGGAGAAG CGATGCAGGATTCGGCGGGAGTTCACAGAGCTACAGCAGGGGATTCGAGCCCTCCGGCAAGCGAGACGCGGGGGCCACCGGCGACCTGGATGGGCTGCTCACTCCCTTCGAGAAGAACTTCTACGTAGAGGCCCCCTCCGTGGCTGCTATGaccgaggaggaggtggaggcgtACCGCCGGAAGAGGGAGATCACCGTCGAGGGCCGTGATGTGCCAAAACCCGTCAGAGAGTTCCAGGACATCGGTTTCCCAG AATATGTTATGCAAGAAATTGAAAAGGCTGGATTTGTAGAGCCTACTCCTATACAAGCACAAGGGTGGCCAATGGCTTTGAAGGGTCGTGACCTCATTGGTATTGCTGAAACTGGATCTGGAAAGACGCTAGCTTATTTGTTACCTGCCATTATCCATGTTAATGCTCAACCAGTTTTAG cTCCTGGTGATGGTCCAATTGTTCTGGTTTTGGCTCCAACTCGTGAACTTGCTGTTCAGATACAACAAGAAGCGACTAAGTTTGGAGCATCCTCAAAGATAAAGAACACTTGTATATATGGTGGGGTTCCAAAGGGTCCTCAAGTTCGAGATCTTCAAAAAG GTGTTGAGATTGTTATTGCTACACCTGGACGTCTTATCGATATGTTGGAGTCACACCATACAAACTTAAGGAGGGTCACATATCTTGTTTTGGATGAGGCTGATCGAATGCTAGACATGGGCTTTGAACCTCAGATGCGGAAAATTATTTCCCAG ATTCGCCCAGATCGTCAGACCCTTTACTGGAGTGCTACTTGGCCCAAGGAGGTCGAACAACTTGCAAGGCAGTTTCTGTATAACCCATACAAG GTGATTATCGGTTCCATAGACTTGAAAGCTAATCATGCAATACACCAGCGTGTAGAGATTGTTTCAGAGAATCAGAAATATAACAA ATTGGTCAAACTGCTGGAGGATATCATGGATGGTAGCCGAATTCTGATATTCATGGACACCAAGAAGGGTTGTGACCAGATCACAAGACAGCTACGAACTGATGGCTGGCCTGCTCTGTCTATTCATGGTGATAAAAGTCAAGCTGAAAGGGACTGGGTCCTTTCTGAATTTAAATCAGGGAAGAGTCCTATAATGACTGCTACTGATGTTGCTGCTCGTGGTTTGG ATGTGAAGGACGTGAAATATGTGATCAACTATGACTTTCCTGGATCCTTGGAGGATTATGTGCATCGTATTGGGCGAACGGGAAGAGCTGGGGCCAAGGGAACTGCATATACCTTCTTCACTGCAGCTAATGCAAGATTTGCGAAAGATCTTATTAAAATATTAGAAGAAGCTGGGCAGAAAGTTAATCCCGAGCTGGCTAAAATGGGTCGCGGACCCCCTCCCCCAGCAG GTCATGGTGGATTCCGAGATCGATATGGCAGCAGTCGCCAGTGGAGCTGA
- the LOC135625165 gene encoding uncharacterized protein LOC135625165 has translation MTSVPFNISGPPPPPAAAIREPILARPEDDPPNTTTALLSAYSTPDDASPSGLRRPHTAFLFSALVITTCTAVAAAAAFAFLFFTSSAAAKDPIFDHRSQARPLSRLSRPVLLLISSDGFRFGYQFKTAAPNIHRLIANGTEAETGLIPVFPSLTFPNHYSIVTGLYPAHHGIINNHFVDPVSGAAFNMGSHEPEWWLGEPLWETAVNQGFNAATVFWRGSEVKKGSWDCPPRFCRHYDGSLPFEERVDAILSYFDLPSSEIPVFMTLYFEDPDEQGHKVGADDPEITAAVARIDDMIGRLIAGLEKRGIFEDVTIILLGDHGMVGTCDKKLIFLDDLSPWIKIPRDWVQSTSPLLAIRPPAGVAPSDVVAKMNEGLGSGKVEHGNYLKMYLKEDLPERLHYRESHRIPPVIGLLEEGYKVEQKRTKRNECGGAHGYDNAFFSMRSIFVGHGPRFQRGRKVPSFENVEIYNVIASILNLKGAPNDGSASFPSSVLLSLA, from the coding sequence ATGACTTCTGTTCCCTTCAACATTTccggccctcctcctcctcctgctgctgccATTAGAGAACCCATCCTCGCTCGCCCGGAAGACGACCCACCCAACACAACCACCGCTCTCCTCTCCGCCTACTCCACCCCCGACGACGCCTCCCCTTCGGGCCTCCGCCGGCCCCACACCGCCTTCCTGTTTTCAGCCCTCGTCATCACCACCTGCACGGctgtcgccgccgctgccgccttcgccttcctcttctttacctCCTCTGCTGCCGCCAAAGATCCCATCTTTGATCATCGGAGTCAGGCGAGGCCCCTCTCCAGGCTCTCCCGCCCCGTGCTCCTCCTCATCTCCTCCGACGGGTTCCGCTTCGGCTACCAGTTCAAAACCGCTGCGCCCAACATCCATCGCCTGATCGCCAATGGCACCGAAGCGGAGACCGGGCTTATCCCTGTTTTCCCGTCCCTCACCTTCCCCAACCACTATTCTATCGTCACCGGACTCTATCCGGCCCACCACGGTATCATCAACAACCACTTCGTCGACCCGGTGTCCGGCGCCGCCTTCAATATGGGCAGCCACGAGCCGGAGTGGTGGCTGGGAGAGCCGCTCTGGGAGACCGCCGTCAACCAGGGGTTCAATGCCGCCACCGTCTTCTGGCGCGGATCCGAGGTCAAGAAGGGATCTTGGGACTGCCCTCCCAGGTTTTGCCGCCACTACGACGGTTCGTTGCCCTTCGAGGAGCGCGTCGACGCCATTCTGAGCTACTTCGATCTCCCGAGCAGCGAGATCCCTGTGTTCATGACTCTCTACTTCGAGGACCCAGATGAGCAGGGCCACAAGGTCGGTGCCGACGATCCGGAGATCACCGCCGCGGTGGCTCGGATCGATGACATGATCGGGAGATTGATCGCCGGGCTGGAGAAAAGAGGGATCTTTGAGGACGTGACCATAATTCTATTAGGTGACCACGGAATGGTGGGCACTTGCGATAAAAAGCTCATATTTCTGGATGACCTATCTCCGTGGATCAAGATCCCGCGGGACTGGGTCCAGTCCACGAGTCCTCTGCTCGCGATTCGCCCGCCCGCCGGCGTTGCCCCGTCGGACGTGGTAGCGAAGATGAATGAAGGGCTGGGGTCGGGAAAGGTCGAGCATGGGAACTATCTGAAGATGTATCTGAAAGAGGATTTACCGGAGCGACTGCATTACCGGGAGAGCCACAGGATTCCGCCCGTCATCGGGCTGTTGGAAGAAGGGTACAAGGTGGAGCAGAAGAGAACGAAGAGGAACGAGTGCGGAGGAGCGCATGGATACGACAATGCATTTTTCTCGATGAGGAGCATTTTCGTAGGTCACGGCCCTCGGTTCCAGAGGGGACGCAAGGTGCCATCTTTCGAGAATGTGGAGATATACAACGTGATCGCCTCCATCCTGAACCTGAAGGGAGCACCCAACGACGGATCCGCCTCGTTTCCCAGCTCCGTTCTTCTCTCGCTTGCTTGA